CAATATACTTCCCGCAGGCATGAAGATAACCTTCATTTTCAATGAGCAAGCTTTTAAATCTTTCTCGCCATAGCGGACCACGCCTTTTATATTTCCTATTAAACCAAAACGTATATTCTCGCTTAATTTCTTGAAAACAGCCAGAGAATTCGGGTAAGCTACGAATCCTAACCGCCAAATGAAAATGGCTGCTCATGAAACAATAATGATGGACTAAGAAGACACCTGTTTTCTTGGTGTCAATTATTAATGACCTGAAAAATTCGAAATCATCGGAATCTTTAAAAATCCATCGCCTTTCAATCGAACGACTGAACACATGAGCAAAGCACCCCTCATACAGCAATTTTCCCCTGGCTATTCTACCCATTTCTGTGAAGTTTATTTTCCTGTCCCCTTTTTATGTACCTGGCACCTTGCTCCTCCTTGCTCCCTTTTATGTACCTGGTACCTATCTCCGCCTAATGAGGTCTTTCACAATCTGTTGCACTAGAAACTTGAATCTACCCCGGTCCTTAGGGCATGGGAGTGGGGAACTTAAACCAAATCGTCCTAGATACTACACCGAGAAATCTCTGATCTTGATATTGCGTATAAAAACATTCCAGCCCACTAAACAAATCTCCGGTGAATTTTATTTTTTCAGTCGATTTCCAAATCTTTTTTTTAGAAAATAAATATAAAGAAGGCGGCGTATACTCATTCAACTCCCCGGGAAAATCCTCCGATCGCACCACCGTAAACCGTTTCAATTTCTGCGTTTCTTGCAATGGCATAGCCAAGACAACGTCTTTTTCAACTCCCACGTCACCTCTGGCTATCATTTTTTTGACTTCATCCAACAACTCTGATGATATCCAGATCCATTGCGACCGATAACATTTTCCAATCACCAGCTGGTCAATATGGATATCGTGAAAGTGACTATAATCATTAGATACCTTGGTGTCGAGAATCCATTTCCGCAGTTTCGCTTTCTTTATTCTGATCATCTTACTCTCCATGGATTTTCCAACCCACCTTCTTAAGAAAGTCTTTTTCCGCATTGTTTAAAACCTTAAACCCATGTTTCCAAGAACCATCAATATTTAAAGCCGCTCCTTTTTTAAAATGAACATGTGCCTGCTCTCCCAATATCTTTCCTAAATCTACCCTCAAAATTGAAGACGGGGCTTTTCCTGTTTGAATTAACTGATTAATTTGGTTTGTCGTTATGCCTTTGCTAATTCTTGCAAAACCTAATTGACTGGTCAATTTCGCAGCCAGGCCACCAGTAAAACCTTTTGTAGCCGACAATCCCTTCGATAGGGGGCCTGCTCTTCCCAACGAAACAACTGTAAAAATATCACTGAATGTTACATCAACAAGCCCTGGTTCGTATGGCACAAAGTCTACTGCTGAATTAGCGGCTTCAACGACGACTTCAGCAATGGCGACTTTTTGGAAAACATTCGTACGAACATCGTTATACATGGCCATGAGCTCGGCTTCACCGATCTCACCAGAGCTAATGCCAGCGGACAATTTCTCAGCGGTTGCCCCAGCCTCGCCTCCATTCGTACCAGTTGCCTGTGAGGATTGAATCCAAGCATTGGCAACCAACCCCCCTGCAATTCCCCCTGTGAGCCCACCTATAAAACTGTCCCATCTGTCTGTCGCTCCTGCAGCTCCCGCACCGGCAATTAACATCCCGGCACCAAACTGCCAACCAAACTCGCTTATTCCCCACGCTCCTATACCCCCCAGGGCACCTCCCCCCAATGCACCAAATAGCGCACCTCTCCACCCCGCCTCAAGTCCACCTGTTACAGCCCCTCCTACTGCACCGCCAATTACGCCAGCCATGGTTGCACCAACCAGAGCTAAACCAGCTGGCCCTGCAATAATTCCTGCGACAGCACCAATAAACGCCCCAACTGCTGCCTTCCAGAACTTTTTAAACGACCAATGCCCGGAAGGGTCAACCCGGTTTATTGGATTGTTTAATGCATAAGAATAACGATTAAAAGCTTGCGGATTGTCGTATCCGGGGACAATTGAATCAGCTGTGATAAACCTCCCCAACCCCGCATCGTAATACCTGGCACCATAATAATACAATCCGACCTCATCATCAAGCCGTTGGCCGGTAAAGTAGTGTTCGACACTTTGGCCGGCGGAATAGTCGTCGTGCCTTGAAAATTCGCCATACGGAGAATACTCCACGACCTCTTTGATCACCCCGCCCCAGTCTGTCACCACATTCGTGCCGCCCAAGTGGTCTCCGTGATAGAAAGATTCCTCGCCGCCCTTTACCGCCGCCACTCTCTGATCGCCCAGATAAATGTAGTTCGTCCCCGCGCCGTCCGTCTCTTCATACAACCCGCCCACAAACACAAATTCTTTCGTCAACGCGCCGTTATCGTATAAAATCTTTTTGGTCCTGCCCCCATCGCCGTCGTATTCAAATTTCGCCACCAGTTCGCTGTCCCGCCGTACTTCCGCCAACCGGTTCTCCGCATCGTAAAGATATTCCGTCATCACTCCGCCTTGCTGGCGGACTGTCATATTGCCGTTCGCGTCATACTGAAAAACCGACCCGTCGCTTAACGAGGTGACGGCGTGCGGGCCGGCGCCGTTCTGGCCATACGTGTAGGTCAACCCATCTTTCTGGATGATGTTGCCGATTTCGTCATATTGATAATTCTTGCTCCCATAGCCGTCCCCGGTAGCCGCCGTCAGGCGGTTCAGGGCATCATACGCAAATGTCTGACTGGCAGTGTGGACGGCGTCAGTGATTTCCATAATATTTCCGACGCCATCGTAGGTATATTGGAGGTCCTGGATGATTGCACTTTGCGGGTCGGTGGTCTTAAGGCGCGTAAGTCGCAAATTCTCGGGGTCGTAGGTGTAATCCGTGACGACCCCGTTACCGTATTCAACCCGGGTGATCTGTCCTGCGGCGTTGTAATCTACATCATTGATGAAAATCTGTTCCGTGACCTGGGCATGGGCGGGATCAACACCCAGCACAATATCCAAAAAGCCGGCCACAGTTTCCTGCAACCGGCTTTTGAACGCTTTCCAACCCTGGTGCGGGACCTCCCCGCTGGCCAACTCGGTCGCCCCGGGGCCGTCCCTCTCATCCTGCCGTAAGAAGGCCCCTTCCGGGATGGGCGGATTCTCTTCTTCTGTCCCGGTGTCGTTATTGTAGATCGCGAGGATCTCCTGCAGGGTCAGCGCACGTTTGTAATACCGCACATCATCAATGGTGCCCTGCAAGTAATCCATATACGCAGACGGATCGGCATGGTTCCTGGCCGCGCCCATGCGGCCGGTCTGCAGACCGTTGGCGGAAAGGAAACTGAACCAGGCGGCCGGATTGCTGTTGAACCAGTACGTCAGGGTCTGCTGGACCCCGTTGACGTAGATCCTCACCCCCGTCCCATCCTGGACAAACGCGATATGCGAGAACACATTGCCCGGAACGCTCCCTCCGGCGGTCGTGCAGGAAATCGGCGTTCCTGCGCCGGAGATGGCGAAGCTCGCGGACTGATTATTCTTGAACCACTCCATGGTGAAATAGCCGGCGGACCCGTTGAAATTAAGGAATGTCCCTCCCAACTCCGGTTTGACCCACATGGTGAACGTGCCGACCGTATCGGTCCGCAAGTCGTTCATGATCGCGTCAACATTGCCGTACTGGCTGGTGCCGTTGAACCGGTAAGCGGCATTTATTTTCCCTGCGCTGCTCAATGAGGAGGTCGCCACCGAGGCCTGACCGTCGTTGTGGCCGGTCCCTGCGTCGGCGATGACCGTTGAAGAGGAATTCTCGTTCAACCGCAACTGGGTGAACGGAGACTCCAGGAGCACCGGATCGCCGCCACCGCCCCCGGGCGGAGGTTCCGGGATCTCCCCGATCTTCACCTGCTCGATCTGCCCCGCGCCGTTATAGATGTAAACCAGCTGTGTCGTATCCGGGTATTCCAGCGATACAAGCCGGTTCAGCGCGTCATAACTTCGATTGACCTGATAGCTCTGGGAACCAATCGTTTTCACGGACGCAACTTCGCGCCCCAAAGCATCATACTCAAAACCGGTCTGGTCGGTCCCCGCGCCGTACTGCACCTGGCCAAGCCGCCCTTTGCCGAACCCGGATTCGATGGTGTCATAGAGATAACTGACATTCAGAGCAAACGGGCCGGTTTTGTCGGTCAGCCGGTTCAGATTGTCATAGACAAAATCCAACTGCTGCTGTTTCGCGTCGGTCTGGGCCAACAGATTCCCGTTGATGTCATACTCGTATTGCCAATCGCCCATGTCCGGATCATTCATGCCGGTCTTGCGGCCCAGCTTGTCATACGCAATGGTCGTGATGTTCCCGTGCGCGTCCTGGGTTTGGGTCAGATTGCCTTCCGAGTCGTAGGTATACAACGTCGTGGCATAAAGCGTGTAGGGCGACTGCGGATAATGGGAGTCGCGGCCGTCCGCCCCGAGATATTCCTCCTTCTTGATCAGCCGGCCGTAGGCGTCGAAATAAGATTTCTGCATGTGGCCATTCTCGTCAACGGATGTTGCCGTCCAGTCCTCATACGCGGCGTCCGCAAACGGTCCGTCAGGCCGGATGGTCCGCACCGCGCGGCCCATGGCGTCGTATTGGATCATCGTGAATGGAGCTGACGGGTTGATCGGATCGATTTCCGTAAGCGGCTGGCTGGTAAAAGCGGGCAAGTATTGTTTCACCGGAAGCCCGCGCAGGTCGTATTCTGTTTGCCCGCTGACGATATTCTGTCCGGCGGTTTCCGAAGGTGTTTTTGTCTGAAGCAGCCGCCCGAGGCCGTCGTAGAATTCGGCCGTATCCAGGCTCCCGGCCGCA
This sequence is a window from Candidatus Omnitrophota bacterium. Protein-coding genes within it:
- a CDS encoding toxin TcdB middle/N-terminal domain-containing protein, which encodes MGLSQGVDVDPNTGAASIQIPIKVPAGRAGIQPNLTLFYNSSASNGLLGMGWGFELGAVQRSTKKGAPQYNTTDTFVLVQSGSSQELVDISGNGTEFRPEIEGAFAKIRYTGSSWEVTDRRGVKYIFGSTADTRVYDPANQSRVFKWCLERVEDTNGNYMTIAYVRDDNQLYPNSIRYTGNALAGLPTYALVQLLYESRTTAADDTLTYIAGFPIQQLRRLSGVEVSVGGNPVRSYEMAYEALASGKSIMQYVQEIGDDGTTTLLPTVLSYSDGLPQWSSPVNFTQIPPNVTLGDSNVVRMMDMNGDGLMDIVRSSSNRYDIYFNTSNGTGVSFQSSIVAVNSPNVTVDNVNVRLVDINGDGLLDVLYGPGNPYKYWINNGVNGFNPPVLAGNCPTSSLSQNQVHIVDMNGDGFGDILATSAGSYKIYFNNGNNNFNAPITAQNSPPASAGSTEIQFGEFNGDGILDIIYGQSNNYRLWINNGQNGFKAPVAATNYPPSLSISNPLVQLADMNGDGLTDILRTFSGQNKQYYIYYNNGKTNFNNFIVANNPPNLGTDNQHVKVLDVNADRFPDVMVGDRSQGAPYKVWLNDGSRGFLAPITLAAYPTQSLNDANTMLGDIDGDGLTDIIQGNQNNFKTWRQQGLEQGGRVGSLLDVDNTFGGHLEIEYQDVPVKGLGGSSYKVVNSPTVFSVVKEIRRTTGFGQTYVSRYDLKDALWDHGDREYRGFKNVKMIDPDGNYTFTEFAQGDVYKGRALKQETYDSLNRLFAKTVNSWQSQQVYSNVNFIFLRQADQYVYDGNATGRRTQAQYFYDETPQYGNLTKTIQLGEVDLAAGTDTGSDKRTVEIAYLNNTQSGKWLLGLPKQKEIKDNSGAVVRRSWFYYDGSTDLNALPSQGFLTKQSDWAGDAPGTVHPATSYTYDNIGNLVSTQDPEGNTTTITFDTTYRLFPLTTANAATHTVTNEYYGVNGVALQDAEGFHGLWGHLKSTTDPNGQKGRKIYDPNGRLSAVVSPLDSVDYPTVSMQYIDASYWFKVITKQRINHGAAGSLDTAEFYDGLGRLLQTKTPSETAGQNIVSGQTEYDLRGLPVKQYLPAFTSQPLTEIDPINPSAPFTMIQYDAMGRAVRTIRPDGPFADAAYEDWTATSVDENGHMQKSYFDAYGRLIKKEEYLGADGRDSHYPQSPYTLYATTLYTYDSEGNLTQTQDAHGNITTIAYDKLGRKTGMNDPDMGDWQYEYDINGNLLAQTDAKQQQLDFVYDNLNRLTDKTGPFALNVSYLYDTIESGFGKGRLGQVQYGAGTDQTGFEYDALGREVASVKTIGSQSYQVNRSYDALNRLVSLEYPDTTQLVYIYNGAGQIEQVKIGEIPEPPPGGGGGDPVLLESPFTQLRLNENSSSTVIADAGTGHNDGQASVATSSLSSAGKINAAYRFNGTSQYGNVDAIMNDLRTDTVGTFTMWVKPELGGTFLNFNGSAGYFTMEWFKNNQSASFAISGAGTPISCTTAGGSVPGNVFSHIAFVQDGTGVRIYVNGVQQTLTYWFNSNPAAWFSFLSANGLQTGRMGAARNHADPSAYMDYLQGTIDDVRYYKRALTLQEILAIYNNDTGTEEENPPIPEGAFLRQDERDGPGATELASGEVPHQGWKAFKSRLQETVAGFLDIVLGVDPAHAQVTEQIFINDVDYNAAGQITRVEYGNGVVTDYTYDPENLRLTRLKTTDPQSAIIQDLQYTYDGVGNIMEITDAVHTASQTFAYDALNRLTAATGDGYGSKNYQYDEIGNIIQKDGLTYTYGQNGAGPHAVTSLSDGSVFQYDANGNMTVRQQGGVMTEYLYDAENRLAEVRRDSELVAKFEYDGDGGRTKKILYDNGALTKEFVFVGGLYEETDGAGTNYIYLGDQRVAAVKGGEESFYHGDHLGGTNVVTDWGGVIKEVVEYSPYGEFSRHDDYSAGQSVEHYFTGQRLDDEVGLYYYGARYYDAGLGRFITADSIVPGYDNPQAFNRYSYALNNPINRVDPSGHWSFKKFWKAAVGAFIGAVAGIIAGPAGLALVGATMAGVIGGAVGGAVTGGLEAGWRGALFGALGGGALGGIGAWGISEFGWQFGAGMLIAGAGAAGATDRWDSFIGGLTGGIAGGLVANAWIQSSQATGTNGGEAGATAEKLSAGISSGEIGEAELMAMYNDVRTNVFQKVAIAEVVVEAANSAVDFVPYEPGLVDVTFSDIFTVVSLGRAGPLSKGLSATKGFTGGLAAKLTSQLGFARISKGITTNQINQLIQTGKAPSSILRVDLGKILGEQAHVHFKKGAALNIDGSWKHGFKVLNNAEKDFLKKVGWKIHGE
- a CDS encoding transposase, whose protein sequence is MGRIARGKLLYEGCFAHVFSRSIERRWIFKDSDDFEFFRSLIIDTKKTGVFLVHHYCFMSSHFHLAVRIRSLPEFSGCFQEIKREYTFWFNRKYKRRGPLWRERFKSLLIENEGYLHACGKYIEFNPVKAGMIKSPEQWAYSSAGFYFKKISDPLVDGYEFPEMPKGIDPQEEVFFTRGVGIGSGLFKLYLRDALQAV